From the Hordeum vulgare subsp. vulgare chromosome 1H, MorexV3_pseudomolecules_assembly, whole genome shotgun sequence genome, the window gtcaatgtaatgtaggcatgtatttcgtatttagtcatacatgcttatggaaaagaacttgcatgacatttattgtccatccctcccatggcagcggggtcctaatggaaactaagggatattaaggtctccttttaatagagaaccgtaacaaagcattagcacatagggaatacatgaactcctcatactatggtcatctcccggagtggttccggctattgtcactccggggttgccgggtcataacacctagtaggtgactacaacttgcaagataggatcaagaacacacatatattgatgaaaacataataggttcatatctgaaatcatggcactcggaccctagtgacaagcattaaacatagcaaagtagtagcaacatcaatcttagaacatagtggatactagggatcaaaccccatcaaaactaactcaattacatgatagatctcatccaagccatcaccgtccagcaagcctacgatgagattactcatgaacgatgaagagcatcatggaattggcgatgaaggatggttggtgatgacgacggcgtcgatttcccctctccggagcctagaacggactccagatctgccctccagaggaagaacaggtggtggcggcggctccgtatcgtgaaacacgatgaactcttctctcttaattttttctggacgaaaaggaatatatagagctggagttggaggctgcggagccacgagggcctcacaagcctgccaggcgcggccagggggcccgcgcctcctgggcttgtgggctcctggctccgcgtctccacgtaattcttgcgccagtatttttatatattccacaaaaaatcctcgtatatttacaggtcattccgagaacttttatttctgcgcaaaaacgacaccatggcaattctgctgaaaacagcgtcagtccaggttagttccattcaaatcatgcaaattagagtccaaaacaagggcaaaatagtttggaaaagtagatacgatggagacgtatcacggtctcacaaagggctagcgagatacccctattgtcatattatatcatggttgttttgacaaagtgttgTCATTTGAGATATTTTATGATTGCTcgctagttgcttatgccattgatatgagttaataTAATTTTTCAGAGTTATTGTTGACATGATTAGTTATAATCCTTGCTGAAAACATGGGTGCTACTTAAGCTTATTTATGTAAACAAGAGCAAAACAGcttgtaattttttttctttttcactttcagtttattaactgaattgcttgaggacaagcaaaggtttaagcttggaggTTTGATAGgtgttcgtcgtatctacttttcctaactcttttactattgttttggactctaatttgcatgatttgaatgaaactaacccggactcacgctgttttcagtagaactaccatggtgtttttttgtgcagaaataaaagttcttgaaatggaacgaaactttttggagaataTTTATACAATAAAAAAAGAATAATGGAGCCAAAAACCACCAGAGGGGGTCCCtcggggagcacaacccaccagggcgcgccccctcctcgcgcgccctggtgggttgtgcccacctgatGGCCCCGCTGACCCTATCTCCGACGCTATAAAATCATATTTTCAAAGGAAAAAATAGAGGAAGAATTAtctcgtttcacgatacggagcctccaccacctcatgttcttcatcaggaggctagatctggagtctgtttggggctccgaagaggggaatctttggtcttcgtcatcaccaaccctccttcatcgctaattctatgatgctccccaccgggagtgagtaattccttcatagGCTAGCCGATcagtgaggagttggatgagattcatcatgtaatcgagttagttttgttagggcttgatccctagtatccatcatgttctgagattgatgttcctatgactatgccatgcttaatgcttgtcacttttggcccgggtgccatgatttcagatctgaaccgtttatgttattataattatatctatgttctagatctgatcttgcaagttatagtcacctattacgtgttatgatccaTAAACCCTCGAGTGACAGTATTCGGGATACTTTctggtgatgaccgtagtttgaggagttcatgtattcactatgtgctaatgctttgttcggttctctattaaaaggaggccttaatatcccttagtgtccttatggatcctgctgccacgggagggtaggacaaaatatgtcatacaagttctttccataagcacatatgactatttacagaatacatgcctacattatatttatgaacttgagctagttttgtatcgccctaggttatgactgtcacatgatgaatatcatccaacgaaTCCACTGATCTAATGCCTACAAATTTCCTACATATTGGTCTTGCTAagttactgttgttgctgctactgttacaactgctacaaaaccgttgctatcattgttaccgttactactgttgttaaCGCTAGTAtccaaactatcatattactatgtTAATGATCAGTTTGCTGCACATATTTAATCTCCAGGGGTgactgaattgacaactcagtggctaatacttgcaaatattatttggctccccttgtgtcgaatctataaatttgggttaaatactctaccctcgaaaacagttgtgatcccctatacttgtgggttatgagcgGCATGGAGCTCTCCCTCCTCGCCAGTCTGAGGTTCGACTCCCCTCCCCTTTGGATCCTGCTTCCCTGCCGTTTCCAGCATCCTTGGTCATGGGATTGGTGTAAGTGGGTGTCGAGTGGCGTGGTTCTGGGACCGTGGGAAACCATTGGTCGGATGGTCCGACCCGAAGGCAGCGACGCCCTCGAGCACCGCTCTTCCACCTAGGAGGTGCAGCCAATGTCTCACCCATATCTAACCTTGTTTCCCTCCCGGGTGATGGCCCAAAATCTAGCATTGATTGGGCGGCGACGATGCTGCGCATCGTGTCCTCCTCAGAGGTTCCGCCGGGGAGGTTGTGTTCGGGTGTGCGGGGTCAAAGTTGGAGCTTTGGGTAACTCCAGTTATCTGATGGCAAGAGTTTTCTCATGTGTCGAATGGCGGTCCGTCCCCACTCCCCTTAGGGCTTGTTCGGTTAGGAAGGGTTTGAAGAGGTTTGACAGGGATTGAAGGGGATTAAATCCCTTGCAAGACAAAATCCCCCTCAAACCTCTCCAATCCCCTTCAATTCCTGTGGTGAAGGGATTAACCGAACATGGCCTCAAGGGTGGTGCTGCTAGACGGTGGCGCATTTGGCTCAGCTCGGGCGGTGCGGTGTGTGTGATCCCATAGTAGGGGTTAGGGATCCCCTTCTCGACGGTAGCATCACTTCCCTCGTCGTGGACGCCCGATGCTCTTCTTTAGTGGTCAACGACTGTTGCCCCTATGGTCTGCGGCCTCCTTCTGATGTCCTTGTTGGTCGTCCTTCAGTTGTTGCTCTCGGCGGCTTCCCTACTGTTTTCAGGTGTCCTAGGTTGTGGCGATAGTTAGGCAGATGTGGTGTGTTATGTCCAAGGTGGTTGGCTCTATTGTTGTTCCAGGTTTGAAGCCCGACATCTCTCCTGCTCTAGGGTGAGCGTCTCTAAGGTCCATCGGTGACGCCCTTCAATCCAAGGTGAGAGGGCAGGGTCCCTCTATGGCGAGAGCGAAGGAAGATGTTTGGATTCCTCCATGCTTGGAGTCAGCTAAGTCCACATCTTCATTATGTTTAGGCAAGTCCTCGTCGTGTTGCATGTACTCGCTATCCTCGGTTCATGTTTGCTGCGGTATGCGGCGCGTACAAGCAAGGGTGTTCATCTCTTTCTTTTGAGCTTGTATTTAGCATTGAGTTGTAAGCTTCCTAGGGTGCTCCCTTATATCGTTCAGCCAATGTGGTTGATGTTGCGTTGTATTCCTAGCCGGTAGATAGATTTTTTATTGAAAGTCGGGATCTACGCAAGCCTTCGTCGTTCCAAAAAAAGAGCTTCAGGTTCTATTTGctaatattatttgtatttttactttttatttgcttAATTTAGGGTTAATCAACTCGCATGATTCATTTTTCTTACAAAGAAATTTGCTAACTTTGTTTTTCCTTTGTTTAAATTTTTCATGTGCAATTCCATCAATATGAAAAAGCATTGGTCCAAAGAGACAACACACATGCACCACGTACAAGCTATCCACGCACTCTAAGAGCGTCTccactcgccccccccccctccaaaaAGGCCCCCCAACGGTGCCTGTTTTAGCGTGGCGGCGAAAATCGGCCCAGGCGCGCCCACGACTCCTCATTTAGCGTCGGTTTGGGCCAAAATAACAACCGGAGAACCCGAGCCaaatctaccccccccccccgtgggggGGCGCATGAGGCGCCGGCCAAAGTGAAAAGTCGAGTGGGTCCGCGCTATCGGCGACAGACGGACATATTCCTCATGTTTTCTCCCctgtccttcatttcctcattgcTTCCCCTTCTCCCCCCGCTGCTCTCGCCATTCTCCTCATGCTCCCACCATCCAACAACCATGCCAGCGAAGAAGTATTTCGCCCCTCGCCCCGTTTCTACTACCAATTCCACCCGACCGAAGCAGAGGAAGCCAAGGGCGTCGATGGCAAGGCGAGCGGGCATATCAGACGCCTAGTGTAGGGCAGATGTCTAGCATCGGGAGGCAGTCACAACCGACAGGCGAAGAAGGCTCGACACCAAGAGGGCCAAGgatgcgacggcggcgacgacggtcgATCAGGAAGAGGCGTCTCACACGGGGATGATGAATCCGCCCGACCGCACACCGCGGACCACGTGGAGGAGCCGACAGAGCGTCGCATCGCCGGCCAACCTCTCGCCGCCGATGTCGCCCTCGGGGTACGCACCATCGCTTGGCTACTCCAACGACGACGCGGATGGCGATTTTAACCCCAACATCACCTTCCCGCATGGCGCGCCACAGTGTTCCTCCCCCACCGGCTTCAACCACGACCCGCGCACTCCCTCCCCCATGTTCAAGGCCAGCCTCAACACCTAGCACAGGTACTCGCGGTCGCGTACTCGTCGGCCTCGTCTACGCCGCCTCTGCGCCGAGGTGTCCTCCCTTCGTGCTCGGCTCGGTGCTACAGTTTAGCCACACCGACGCCGACATGGACGAGATCATCATGAGCGGCTCCGTCGCCGTCGCGTCCTACCTAGGGTTCGGCGTGCAATATGAAATGATGGACACCGCCGGCGACATGGACAACGAGCTCAACaacgccgaggaggaggaggggggaggaagagCAGGCGGAGGTGGAATCGGAACCAGTGCCGAAAGAGAGAAAGAAGAAGCGGGTGTCAAACGCGAGGCCGGTCGAACCCAACGTCAAGTGGACGTCCAAGGAAGACGAGTGTCGTGCCGAAGCGTGGAAGACCGTCAGCGCCGACCTGATCACCTGCGCGAATCAGAACACCGACACGTACTGGGGGAGAATCAAGACGACGTTTGACGAACGCAAGCTGGTCGACCCCGACTTCACTAACATCCACATGGACTGCGGCGACAAGGCCATGGAAAACCACTGTGCCACGATCCAGATGGCCTGCAACAAGTGGCATGGGATCGTCCAGGAGGTCGCTGCTCCCCCGAAAAGCGGCCAACGTCGAGGGTCGGGTATGGACATAGTTCGCCGGTCCGAGTTCGTTGCGTCGCCGTGTACTTTGCCAACACGTTTTGTCCACGGCTGTGCAGATGGTTCGGACGTTCTGCATGTATCGTCAAGACAACAGCGACCAAGAGTTCAAGTTCTTTCACATGTTCTACAGGATGGAGACGTGCGAGAAGTCGAGGGAAGTTTGGCTCACTCTCGCCAAGGCCAAGGAGACCTACAATCCGGACACGCGTGCCCCGGCTGCGGCAGAAGGGCGCCCCGATGGCACAAAAAAGCCAGGGCGGCGAAGGACGCGAAGCTCGCTGTCAAACGGCTGCAATCTTCGATCAAGTAATGCATCGCCGACGCCAAGAACAACGTCGCCAAGAGGGAGGACAAATCCAACATGGATGTTAAGCTCGACCTTCTCAGGACCAACGTCGCCGCGAAGAAGAGAAACACCGACCTGGCGTTCTTGATGGCGGCAGACATGTCGACGATGGGCGAGCAGGTGAAGGCATGGTACCTCGCGGAGCGCGGCCTCATATTAAACCAGATGCCCGCTCCGGCGGCGACTACGACGGCAACACCAACGACGACGCCCAGCCCGAGCACAGAAACCACGTCGACGTCGAGCCCGACTACGCCGACGCCGAGCCCAAGCCCGAGCCCGACCTCGGCTAGTCGCGCGGCAGAGGAGCCGAACTACGCCGAGCCGACCGTTTGATTCGTTTCATGTCTACGATCCCTTCCTTTTGATCGACAAACTATTGGGTGTGTTTGATCGCCGAATTATGACATACTCATCGCCGACTTGTGGCATGAGATCGTCGAACTAGTGGCGTCTTTTTGGCAGCGGGAAAGACAAGTTTGAATTAGTTGACGTATATGGACCGAAACATGTTACGGTTCTTCTGGCAAAGCGATGAGGTTAAGACAAAATACAGGCTTACAAGATGGGACATCATTTGTCGACCTAAGGAGCAAGGGGGCTtaggaattgaaaatttagagaccaAGAATAGATGTCTACTCAGCAGATGGCTGTTTAGATTATCCGGGGAGTCTGAAGGTATGTGGGTACAGATTCTGACGAATAAGTACTTACAAAGCAAAACCTTGTCTCAGGTTACAGCACGTCCTACATACTCTCCTTTCTGGAAGGGTTTGATGCGGGTGAAGACCGCTTTCTTTCACAGAACCAGGTTCATCATAGGAGATGGTGAATTgactagattctgggaagatacTTGGTTAGGGGAGACGCCTTTAGCCATTCAATATCCACAGCTGTATCATATTGTGCAACGTCGACAAGCGTCCGTTGCTTCAATATTGCGCGAGATACCTCTAAATATTCATTTTCGTAGGTCTTTACTTGCTGACAGATGGATTGGTTGGTTGCATCTTGTCAGAAGGTTGATGGACATCAACCTTTCTGACAGACCCGATCGTATTCAGTGGAAGCTGACTACGAATGGAGTTTTCTCAGTTAAATCTATGTATTTGCATCTCATAGATTCTACGCCTATTCCGAAATCCGCACATATTTGGAAGATGAAAGTGCCTCTTAGAATTAAGATTTTCATGTGGTTCGTCCACAAAGGAGTTATCTTAACAAAGGACAATCTTGCCAAGAGGAATTGGAATGGGCATCCTCGATGCAGTTTCTGTCCTAATAATGAAAGTATTTAGCACCTCTTTCTAGATTATCCTATGGCAAAGTTGGTTTGGCGCTCGTTGCACATTGCTTTCAATATCACTCCTCCTAATAGCATAAACACGTTGTTAGGGATCTGGCTACAGGGGGTTGATACTTTAACTACTAAATGTATTCGTGTGGGAGTGTGTGCATTATTGTGGGCCGTTTGGATCTGCAGGAATGACATAGTTTTTAACCGCCGACATGACTTTAACTTCTTGCAGGTCATCTTCAGGGTTACCGCACTgatccgtacgtggtcattactcaccCATGTGGACGCGagggagcctatggttactgggtgtgtccgttgggagatggtagctcagggtatcttcaaccggtttggatggcgtcacATTAATCGGATAGGTGTTTAGGCATCTAGATATATTGTCAGCGCCGGTTTTGGACGCATTTGGCGTCTTGTATCTtcttttttattccttttttctagttttcttgaaCCAGATGTACTCGGTTAAGACTTGAGCTTGTTTTAATATATGGTCGTATGCATctttcgatgcagaggccggactaagccttcttttctaaaaaaaatggaCCGAAGCCTGAGACGCGGCTGAAAACTAGCTTGGCACGAGGACGTCATAATTTATTCGTCGGGTGCGCTGTGGACCAAAAGGGTGGAGTTGCTCTAACTCTGCGAGGCTGCTCATCACCGGCGACATCGACGCTATGGCAAGAACACTGACGCATGCATACGGCACGCCACACTCTGATGCACGCACGCACAAACCACAACACACCACACTGCTGCATGCAAAATAAAAGATGGCTGGCCCAAATCACAACCACCTCTTTTTTCTTTGAACTTCTGAGAACTCATTCATCGGGCGAGAAGAACGCCACTCGATCCCGATGAAGATCATGAGATGAAGAACGGCATTCGATATAGAGGCGAGACTAACTAGGCATGCATCAGGCAATGAGTACAACCAGTCCAGCATTTTCCTTGGTGCACCTACAAACAGCTCCGTCATTTCTCGCCCCTTACCCACTATACAGATTACAGCCAAACATGACAGACACGAAGAGAATCATGGCGGCAGGAAAGAGCGGCGATTGTCATCGTGCGGAGGCCAACGCACGCCTTCTCTCGGGCAGGGAAACAGTAGGGGCGCCGGCTGCGCCAGGAACGTCGGGTACCGCTGCCCCGGCATCACCACCGTCaggtccgccgccgccaccaccacctccatctgCAATCACAAAATTAACAATCATCAGGGATTGATTCAGGTGAGGTGAGGTGAGGTGAGGCTCGTGCTTTCCTCCCTTTCACCTGAGGCAGCAGCGAGCCCGTACCGTACGCACGTAGTCATATGCTACTGCAGACACGAGCGCGACACGACGTGTGCGCGCTCTTGTCACTGCTGACACGGTGCACGTGAACCGAATGCATATGCACGGCCACGGATGGTATGAGCAGAACCTTGTTTGATGGAGCATACCTTGGGCGGAGGCGCGAGCTTCTCCGGCGAGCCGCGGTCGCGCTGGTGCCGGCCGGAGTGGGACGGCTGGGCATCGCCGTCGGCGTCGCTGTCGGCGTGGGAGCCCCGGGAGGCCGCCCAGCCGGGCTTGATGAGGTGCTCGAAGATGGCCATGAGGAGGAACATGGCGATGAGGATGGCGGTGGCCGCGAAGCCGAAGGAGATGGCGCTGGCGTTCGTGGAGGAggcggccgcggccgcggcgCCGTCGTCCCGCGCGTCGCCCGACGGTGTCGCCGCGGCGTCCCCCATCCACGACCGCTGCCCCGCGAGGCCACTCATCGCCAGCTCGAGCTCGCTCGCACACTTGTTGGGAGATCTTGTTGGGAGGCCGCCAGCCAGGTTCTTGGATTGTGCTGCTAGGCAGAGGAAATGCAGGCACCAAATACGGCTGAGTTCATCGTGTCCTTATCTGAGTTATCTTCTCCTCACCATGCGCATGTGACGCTCCTCCTGAGGACGTATCACGTTCTACATGTGAAGAGAGGTAGAAAAAGATAAGAAAACTGGTACCTTCCACTCCAGAGCATTTCTTTTTTCTTAAGCAAGATTTGGTTGGATAAGCACTCGTGGTGTGGCAATCCGaaccacaccacaccacaccacaccacgTACGAGCAGGAATCACAGTGCTATGGAATGGAACCAAAATGCAGAGCATTCAGCAACTTTTATGTTGAACCTCTCCTGTTTCTGTCcctcatcaagtcaagaataaagCCGAAAAGCATGCAGAAAAAGGGAGAAGAAGAGGGGAGGACGGGCTGAAACCCAAGAAGAAGCAAGTACTCATTCTTGAACCCCGGGGAGTCAGTACGAACACCCAGATTGCAGGCGAAAGAAGCTCCGCTCACCTTTAGCTGTACCACCTCCCTCTCCCTGCACCAGCCAACAAGAGAAGAAGCATCAAGTCCTCGAGCCAAATGCCAAGAACCAACCCTACAAGACGGACGGACGGACGAGCAATACAGCTCGAATGCAAGTCTCTCTCTGCTTAATAAAGGGAGGAGATCTCACTTGGGCTGCTGGGCAATGGTGGCGGTGGGGAGGGAGGAGTGGTCAAGAGGGGGGGAGGAACAAAGGGAAAAGCTGGGAGAACAAAAAGAGCGTGGGCTTGGGGGCTGCCCACCTTCTTCTACAGGGATTCAACAGCCCGATGATGCATGAGACTGGTGAGAGGTAAGGCTGCTCCAAGAATGGCGCCCAAAAAATGAGATCACAGAATCGTGTTTGGGCAGCTCAAATCAAAAGGAGCGGCTCCTCATCCCCATGCACATCAACCACATGACCCTACGACCCATCGTAGCACCTTGATTTGTAGTAGTAGAGCAGGGTGGGGGGTTTGAGACCTGACCTGAGAGCATAGCAGAACAGAGGAGGAAGGAAAGAGGGATGTGGAAATGATACTACAAAAGGGGAGCCAAGCAAAAGGCAAAGCTAGAGAAAGGAAAAGGGGAGCAAAAAAAAAAGCAgcagcacatgaaaagaatagaTGGAGGTCGCAGGATCCCCAATCAGATTTTGAAAGTCAGTGTCAATAATGGTGCGGTGCGTGTCAGGCGGCTCAGGTAAAACAGCAGCGTTCTACTGCTCCTGCTGCCGCAGCGCGCCCGCCCGTTTCCATCTCACCGGCAACGCATCTCCACATGTGACGTGAGTGAATCGTGATGTGACATGACATACGTATAATACTACACGCAAGTTATTTCAGAATTTGGCAACATGCATGCTGTTAGAACCAAGGAGATGAGGGAATGGAGGAAGCAAAGCACATCTCTTTGCTTGCAATGGGAAAAAGGGAAAAAGGCGACGGGAGGAAGAATTTGTTTGTTGCCATGGGGAAGCAAGAGCTGCCTCGTACACtgtatatttattttcattttgcaggtggatgtgtgtgtgtgttaagagggtgtttggatactcTCTAGTCATGTGACTAGTAGTAGTCAGACTAAAAGTTTTTAGTCAGGCCCTGTTTGAaaggtgactactactagtcagCATTAAATGTCTCTGTATTAAATTATTCTCATTTATCTTCCTTTCATTGACGTGCCAGTATGGGAGGATGAGCCTGCAACAGGATGGGCCCGCCAATTAATTAGAGAAGAGACTTTAGTCACTTTTAGTTGGGGGTGGGGTGACTAGGGACTAAACTAGTTTTAGTCACCCATTAGTCAGGGGTGTTTGGAGATTTACTGACTAaaggtgactactactagtctctagtctctagtctctagtgatccaaacaccctctaaaATGGGCGACAGGGAGGCATGGCCTTCTGAGGCTCCAAGGCAACAGGGGTCCTACTGCAAGACTGCAACCACATGACTGACCATCGTACACTCAATTGTACAGCCAGCTCTGCATCTGAATCTCTGCTATACTCCCACATCAAGTCATGAATCGGACGCAGTACTGATCTCCAAGGCAAGCACACTGCATGGTCTAATTATCATCATCAGCGTCTGTGTGTCTGTGATGACACTTACTATATATTGAGCATTTTGAACAACAACTCTACTCCACTTTGCAGCGCCACTGGCCTCTTGCTGCATGATGCATCAGTGTGCATGGGTACAACGCAAGATAGGCTGTCTGTCAGCTACGCACGGAGCGACATGGCACGAGCCTGGTTGCCACATGAGATGGAGTGCCCGTCGCCAACATGCCATTTAACTATGTCTGAGGAAGTAATTGTCTGGTGCCCCAGGCCTCCAACCCCTAACCAACATTCAACCAAACTTGTAGGGAAGCCGGGATATAATTATAAAACTGAATCTAGCTACTAGCCAGCCTGATAATGAGTATATTTTTCTCGTGGTCGTGGGTACGTACCGTCAAATCTTGGTCTTCATTCTTGAGTTCCGAGGATGAACTGTGCAGTGAGACCAAGATAATTGGAGCCCATGCGTTCAGGTGCGCCAAAACCCCGCATAGGATCCGCTCAGCAGGCCGCAGATCAGGCCAGAAAGCTGCGTCAACAATCACCGGCGGAATGGCTAAATCTACCTGCTGCCTTGTTTCACTTTTCTGCATGGTAGTCTGCACGGCAACGATCGTATCGCATCGCGGTAATCAATCATCAGTGTATCTACGTACCACGGATGCGCTGTGCGTACCAGTAAAAGTGAGCAGTGCTAGTAGTACTATGATTGCCACGGCGACTTGGGTGATGTTCAGCTGGTGACCGATGATTTTAGGGTCCACGAGATGAAGTGAAATTACTCTTGCTTATGACTGACTGACAGAATAATTTTCCCCCGTGCAGACTTGCTTTGCCCTGCCCCCTCTCCCTGAACAACATCAAGAAGCCTATCTCGGAATAAATAAGGGGAGCCTAGCCCTATTGTATAATCTCATGATCTTGCCTCCGGAGCGAGTAATTGAAGGGACAATTAAAGTGCATTTGGCCGCTACGTAAACCTTTGCACTCCATGGCTTTAGCTGGCGATCCAGGAGGACAAGGGCATCGACAACGGCGATTTGTTTAGCGCCACCAGCTCTCGAGAACATACGCGCCCGTGCATCTGCAATCCCCTGGCCGGTTTCTCTGGTTTCTTGAAAGCAAGCCTTAATTCAGACTTCTTGCTACAGCTTTACGCTGCAGTTGCACCCCAAGCAACCCTGGTCACACCTTGACGGAAAATTAAAAAGGGAAacgaaaacacaccgcaaaatgagTCAATTTTGATGTAGAGGGGGAAACGGAAAAGGGAGAAGGTTCTCGACAGACAAGACGGGATTAACAATACTAACAATATGATGGCGCAAAGGCGATGGGCATGACAGACGGGACGTGCCAGGGAAAAGCCTAGACCGGATGGAGCCAGGGGAGATTAAACAAGCAAATGCCACACGGAGGGAGGGTTAGCAGCAGGCAGGCAGCAGGATTAGAGTGGATCGGCTGGGCATTGTGATTGTATGGGTTCTGAATCCCGCAGACCCCGGGCATGCAGTGTCAAACCGACGATGATTAGATCTATCTACTATCTACCATCTGCTACTACTGATAATGCTAATgctagcagagcaaagcaagtgtaGCTGATGGTTTAGCTAGGTAGAGAGATAGATAGGACGTGAGATGTCAGAATATAGCAACGGGGAAAGAGACGGGTCCCGACCCTGTCCCGCGCTGTTCTTTGCCCTTTTGCGGGGAGTCGGAGCTGAGGACCGCACATGCGTGTTCCCTTCAATTCGAATTTGTGGAGAAAGGAGACGAAAACAAAGCAAACATGAAAGCGAAAGGGTGGCAACGTAGATGCATGCATGGAACAATTTGGGTCTCCCCTCAAAAAATAGCAAAATTTTGGGCCAAGGAGTCCACCTTGTTTTAGGCTAATTTATGCACAGTTTACTCATGGAAGCAGTAGTTTGCTTTACAAGTACAGCTGCCACAAATGGGAGGTCGACAGTCTTGATGCATTGAACCATGGTTGGGGAACATGCATCATGGTCGATATGTCCGAGTGGTTAAGGAGACAGACTCGAAATCTGTTGGGCTTTGCCTGCGCAGGTTCGAATCCTGCTGTCGACGGTTTTTTAATTTGCTGTTTTTCTCGTTCACCTTCCACCCCGGAAACTAGGGAGGAACTAACTGACAACGTTCCTGCAGTAT encodes:
- the LOC123443147 gene encoding uncharacterized protein LOC123443147, translating into MSGLAGQRSWMGDAAATPSGDARDDGAAAAAASSTNASAISFGFAATAILIAMFLLMAIFEHLIKPGWAASRGSHADSDADGDAQPSHSGRHQRDRGSPEKLAPPPKMEVVVAAADLTVVMPGQRYPTFLAQPAPLLFPCPREGVRWPPHDDNRRSFLPP